One genomic region from Halodesulfovibrio sp. MK-HDV encodes:
- a CDS encoding pentapeptide repeat-containing protein has translation MANYFTREEYEDREFVGQDLSDEKIRDISFFNCTFERCSFQYADISHSSFDNCEFKHCNVSLTKFEGTHVFDVKFIGCKLMGINWGSVRGLFKADFTDCILDNAVFPDVNLKYFIFKGCSFDGASFVDTNLTHAVFDDCNLGGCLFDNTILTQADLSTAYGYAIDVSKNTIKQAKFSLPEAVSLLRNFDIELV, from the coding sequence GGCGAACTACTTTACACGCGAAGAATACGAAGACAGAGAATTTGTCGGACAAGACTTATCCGATGAAAAGATTCGCGACATATCCTTCTTCAACTGCACCTTTGAACGATGCTCATTTCAATACGCAGACATCAGCCACAGTTCGTTTGACAACTGCGAATTCAAGCACTGCAATGTGTCCCTGACAAAGTTTGAGGGAACCCATGTCTTTGATGTTAAATTCATAGGCTGTAAACTTATGGGCATCAACTGGGGTAGCGTGAGAGGACTCTTCAAGGCAGACTTTACTGACTGTATTTTGGATAACGCAGTCTTTCCGGATGTGAACCTGAAATATTTCATCTTCAAAGGCTGTTCTTTCGATGGTGCTTCTTTTGTTGATACAAATTTGACCCACGCGGTCTTTGATGACTGCAACTTGGGCGGCTGTCTTTTCGATAACACAATCCTCACGCAAGCAGATTTATCCACTGCCTACGGATACGCCATTGATGTTTCAAAGAACACAATTAAGCAGGCCAAGTTCTCCCTGCCGGAAGCAGTTTCGCTGCTACGAAACTTTGATATTGAGTTAGTGTAG